In Ferribacterium limneticum, a genomic segment contains:
- the soxY gene encoding thiosulfate oxidation carrier protein SoxY, whose amino-acid sequence MSELRRKFLKGSASAALLSPLIGSGLLMPTRVLAAEWNKNAFTARTVNDAMKAYGSANAPESRDIVINAPEIAENGAKVEVEITCNIANTRSLAIFADKNPMPLCSAIEFSGPVLPYVRAQLKMAETTRVRAVAKTADGKSYVAFREIKVTLGGCGG is encoded by the coding sequence ATGTCAGAACTACGCAGAAAATTCCTCAAAGGCAGCGCCTCGGCCGCCCTGTTATCACCACTAATCGGTAGCGGGCTGCTCATGCCCACCCGGGTCCTGGCCGCCGAATGGAACAAGAACGCCTTCACGGCACGAACCGTGAATGATGCGATGAAGGCTTACGGCAGCGCCAATGCTCCCGAATCGCGCGACATCGTGATCAATGCCCCCGAAATAGCCGAAAACGGTGCCAAGGTCGAAGTCGAGATCACCTGCAATATCGCCAACACCCGCAGCCTGGCCATCTTCGCCGACAAGAACCCGATGCCGCTGTGCTCGGCCATCGAATTCTCCGGCCCTGTCCTGCCTTACGTCAGAGCCCAACTCAAAATGGCGGAAACCACGCGCGTCCGGGCCGTGGCCAAGACCGCCGACGGGAAGTCCTACGTTGCCTTTCGCGAGATCAAGGTAACGCTAGGCGGGTGCGGAGGCTGA
- the moaC gene encoding cyclic pyranopterin monophosphate synthase MoaC produces MVDVGAKAETARVARAAGSIFMKPETLALIRAGSAKKGDVLGIARIAAIQASKRTGDLIPLCHPIALTRVTADFSIDETQNAVHCEVVAECFGRTGVEMEALTATSVGLLTIYDMCKAVDRGMRIENIRLLEKSGGKSGHWVAE; encoded by the coding sequence ATGGTCGACGTTGGCGCCAAGGCTGAAACAGCCCGTGTCGCCCGCGCTGCCGGCAGCATTTTCATGAAGCCCGAAACCCTGGCGCTGATTCGCGCCGGTTCCGCCAAGAAAGGCGACGTCCTGGGCATCGCGCGCATTGCCGCGATTCAGGCCTCAAAGCGCACTGGTGACCTCATTCCCCTGTGCCATCCGATTGCCCTGACCCGCGTCACCGCCGACTTTTCCATCGACGAAACCCAAAACGCGGTTCATTGTGAAGTCGTCGCTGAATGTTTCGGCCGAACCGGTGTCGAAATGGAAGCACTGACCGCAACCTCGGTTGGCCTGCTGACCATTTACGACATGTGCAAGGCCGTCGACCGTGGCATGCGCATCGAAAATATCCGTCTGCTGGAGAAATCCGGCGGCAAATCCGGCCACTGGGTCGCCGAATAA
- the pabB gene encoding aminodeoxychorismate synthase component I, with protein MQTLQDDQQWAVVGLDYELGYLLEPKSAPVGWQPDGRALARFWRFSERISLAAQDADAWLLLRGDGVAGIGGLQPAIDEESYVATVNRIKRLIFEGDCYQVNFTFPLDFEWFGSPLALYARLREQQPVRYGGFIGDARHGWLSLSPELFLERRGDRLLTKPMKGTAPRSAPPEQLRNSEKDRAENLMIVDLLRNDLGRVAEKGSIVVDRLFDIEEYPTLWQMVSEVSANVGGRSFGDILRALFPCGSITGAPKIRAMQIAAELENAERGIYTGALGWLAPDGDFRLNVAIRTLALGADGRGKLGLGSGIVADSEPEAEWQECQLKSRFLRDCDPGLKLIETLRRDDGVYPMWAGHLARLKRSAAYFGFPLDEQLMFRELGRQPTKGTWRVRLTLDKAGAIDVQAVAFDGAAPAMHLAALAEQAIDSRDVLRRHKTTVRPLYDAALCSLPADSPVFDLVFLNERGEVAEGARTNIFVEREGVLLTPPLASGALPGVLRASLLAAGRAREAVLWPEDLADGFWLGNALRGLVQVSLRSTGKNGQI; from the coding sequence TTGCAGACGCTACAGGATGATCAGCAGTGGGCGGTGGTTGGGCTCGACTATGAACTAGGCTATCTGCTGGAACCCAAGTCGGCGCCTGTTGGCTGGCAGCCGGATGGGCGAGCGCTGGCCCGCTTCTGGCGCTTTTCAGAGCGGATTTCGCTGGCCGCGCAAGATGCCGATGCCTGGTTGCTGCTGCGCGGCGACGGCGTGGCCGGCATTGGCGGCTTGCAGCCGGCGATTGATGAAGAAAGCTACGTTGCCACGGTCAACCGGATAAAACGGCTGATTTTTGAAGGTGACTGTTATCAGGTCAATTTCACCTTCCCGCTCGATTTTGAATGGTTCGGTTCGCCACTGGCGCTCTATGCCCGACTGCGCGAACAGCAACCGGTTCGCTATGGCGGCTTCATCGGCGATGCCCGGCACGGCTGGCTTTCACTGTCGCCCGAGCTGTTTCTCGAGCGCCGCGGCGACCGGTTGCTGACCAAACCGATGAAAGGCACGGCGCCGCGTAGCGCACCGCCTGAGCAACTGCGCAATTCCGAAAAAGACCGGGCGGAAAACCTGATGATCGTCGACCTGTTGCGCAACGATCTTGGTCGGGTGGCCGAAAAGGGCAGCATCGTTGTCGACCGGCTGTTCGATATCGAGGAATACCCGACGCTCTGGCAAATGGTCTCGGAGGTTTCGGCCAATGTTGGCGGGCGGAGTTTCGGCGACATCCTCCGCGCCCTGTTTCCCTGCGGTTCGATCACCGGGGCGCCGAAGATTCGCGCCATGCAGATCGCGGCCGAACTGGAAAACGCCGAGCGTGGCATTTATACGGGCGCGCTCGGCTGGTTGGCGCCGGATGGCGATTTTCGGCTTAACGTGGCGATCCGTACGCTGGCGTTGGGGGCGGACGGCCGTGGCAAGCTCGGTCTGGGCAGCGGCATCGTTGCCGATTCGGAGCCGGAGGCCGAATGGCAGGAGTGCCAGCTTAAGTCCAGATTCCTGCGTGACTGCGATCCGGGCCTGAAATTGATCGAAACCCTGCGCCGGGATGACGGCGTCTATCCGATGTGGGCCGGGCATCTGGCCCGTTTGAAACGTTCGGCAGCGTATTTCGGCTTCCCTCTCGACGAGCAATTGATGTTCAGGGAGCTTGGGCGGCAGCCGACCAAGGGGACTTGGCGTGTTCGCCTGACGTTGGACAAGGCTGGCGCCATCGATGTACAGGCGGTGGCCTTCGATGGCGCGGCGCCCGCTATGCATCTCGCTGCCTTGGCTGAACAGGCAATCGATTCGCGCGATGTCCTGCGTCGCCACAAGACAACGGTTCGGCCGCTCTATGATGCAGCGCTGTGCAGCCTGCCGGCTGATTCTCCGGTTTTCGATCTGGTGTTTCTGAACGAGCGCGGCGAGGTCGCAGAGGGCGCGCGCACCAATATCTTTGTCGAGCGCGAGGGTGTGTTGCTGACGCCGCCATTGGCGAGCGGTGCCTTGCCTGGCGTATTGCGCGCCAGTCTGCTGGCTGCCGGGCGAGCACGGGAAGCCGTTTTGTGGCCTGAAGATCTGGCCGATGGTTTCTGGCTGGGGAATGCCCTCAGGGGGCTGGTTCAGGTATCGCTACGGTCAACCGGGAAAAACGGCCAAATTTGA
- a CDS encoding leucyl aminopeptidase codes for MEFSIKSGSPEKQRSACVVVGVYESRKLTLPAELLDKASGGHIADIVRRGDMEGKSGSTLLLHNVPGTLCDRILLVGLGKEKDFREKEFGSAISATVKVLNETGAFDASIFLTELTVKKRSIGWRIRQATLAALDATYKFEQFKSKKEDVRRPLRKLTFSVERRNELTPAEEALNQGLAIAEGVAMAKDLGNLPPNICHPTYLAEQAQAMAKEFKLGCEVLDRADMEKLGMHSLLAVAHGSHQPPKLIVLSYKGGKAAEKPVVLVGKGVTFDTGGISLKPGAEMDEMKYDMCGAASVLGTMHAVAKMALPINLTVIVPATENMPDGKATRPGDIVTSMSGQTIEILNTDAEGRLILCDALTYAERFEPDTVIDVATLTGACVVALGSIATGLFANKDGLARELLDAGDEAYDRAWHMPLWDDYQELLKSPFADMANIGGRWGGAISAACFLSRFTKKFDWAHLDIAGTAWKSGANKGATGRPVPLLTHYLLQRAGKLN; via the coding sequence GTGGAATTTAGCATAAAAAGTGGCAGCCCGGAGAAACAGCGCAGCGCCTGCGTCGTTGTCGGCGTGTATGAATCGAGGAAATTGACCCTTCCAGCCGAGCTGCTCGACAAGGCATCCGGAGGCCACATTGCCGACATCGTCCGGCGTGGCGACATGGAAGGCAAGTCTGGCAGCACCCTGTTGCTGCACAACGTGCCGGGGACGTTATGTGACCGCATCCTGCTCGTCGGCCTGGGCAAGGAAAAGGACTTTCGTGAAAAGGAATTTGGCAGCGCCATCAGCGCAACAGTCAAAGTGCTCAACGAAACAGGTGCTTTCGATGCTTCCATCTTCCTGACCGAACTCACCGTCAAAAAACGCAGCATTGGCTGGCGGATTCGCCAGGCAACGCTGGCCGCACTTGATGCAACCTATAAATTTGAGCAATTCAAGAGCAAGAAGGAAGATGTTCGGCGCCCATTACGCAAGCTGACGTTCAGCGTTGAAAGACGCAATGAACTCACACCAGCCGAGGAGGCACTGAACCAGGGACTCGCCATTGCCGAAGGCGTGGCGATGGCCAAGGATCTGGGCAACCTGCCCCCCAATATCTGCCATCCGACTTATCTGGCCGAACAGGCGCAGGCCATGGCCAAGGAGTTCAAGCTCGGCTGCGAAGTTCTGGATCGCGCCGACATGGAAAAACTCGGCATGCATTCCCTGCTCGCCGTTGCCCATGGTTCACACCAGCCGCCCAAGCTGATCGTTCTCAGCTACAAGGGCGGCAAAGCTGCTGAAAAACCGGTCGTGCTGGTGGGCAAGGGCGTCACTTTCGACACCGGCGGCATTTCGCTGAAGCCCGGCGCCGAAATGGACGAAATGAAATACGACATGTGTGGCGCCGCCAGTGTGCTCGGCACCATGCACGCCGTTGCCAAGATGGCTTTGCCGATCAATCTGACGGTTATCGTCCCGGCCACCGAAAACATGCCCGACGGCAAGGCGACACGCCCCGGCGACATCGTCACATCGATGTCCGGGCAGACCATCGAAATCCTCAACACCGATGCCGAGGGCCGCCTGATCCTGTGCGATGCGCTGACTTATGCCGAGCGTTTCGAACCGGACACGGTGATCGATGTCGCCACGCTGACCGGCGCCTGCGTCGTCGCCTTGGGTAGCATCGCCACTGGCCTGTTCGCCAACAAGGATGGCCTCGCCCGCGAACTGCTCGATGCCGGCGACGAGGCCTACGATCGTGCCTGGCACATGCCGCTGTGGGATGACTATCAGGAACTGTTGAAAAGTCCGTTTGCCGACATGGCTAACATCGGCGGTCGCTGGGGTGGCGCTATTTCGGCCGCCTGCTTCCTGTCGCGTTTCACCAAGAAATTTGACTGGGCGCACCTCGACATCGCTGGCACCGCCTGGAAATCCGGCGCGAACAAAGGTGCCACCGGCCGGCCCGTACCCTTATTGACGCATTACCTGCTACAACGCGCAGGCAAGCTCAATTGA
- a CDS encoding beta-barrel assembly-enhancing protease — MHLSQRLIAAFLACTLALPPVAADELPELGDAASNDLSLSTEKKIGQQIMHEIRWREPSYLDDADVEAYLNQLGGQLAAVSNDPGFGFYFFPINDPNINAFAMPGGYIGVHTGLIVSAQTESELAGVLGHEISHVTQRHIARQVFQSKQIGMASMVAMALALLAARSSGQMAGAAIATTQAGAISAQLAFSRDFEREADRQGFDILRKAGFDVRGMGVFFERLQKSVRLYENNATAYLRTHPLSGERLTDMQNREQAVPYRQVADSVDFQLVRAKVRAMQGRPVDAVKDMAGLLRERKFASETAIRYGLAFALYRNRDWPGAEREIESIRGLKVSAPMLEHLRADIRMAQGDVVGGLSIYRDAMVRFPLNQGLLYGYGAALLSVRRYDEALRFIEARLGNTPDDVRLHKMRAESYAGLGKQAMQHRALAEAFALQGQTAGAVEQLQQAQKAGDGNFFEMSSIDARLRELKQRLIDELKEKRN, encoded by the coding sequence ATGCACCTGAGCCAACGCTTGATCGCCGCCTTTCTCGCCTGTACGCTGGCTTTGCCGCCCGTAGCGGCGGACGAACTGCCGGAGTTGGGTGATGCCGCGAGCAACGACTTGTCGCTGAGTACCGAGAAGAAAATCGGCCAGCAGATCATGCATGAAATCCGCTGGCGTGAGCCGTCGTATCTCGATGATGCCGATGTCGAGGCCTATCTGAATCAACTCGGCGGCCAACTGGCGGCGGTCAGCAACGATCCCGGTTTCGGTTTTTACTTTTTCCCGATCAACGATCCGAATATCAACGCCTTTGCCATGCCTGGCGGTTACATCGGGGTGCATACCGGCCTCATCGTGTCCGCCCAGACGGAATCGGAACTGGCCGGGGTGCTCGGGCACGAAATTTCGCATGTGACGCAGCGCCATATCGCGCGTCAGGTGTTCCAGTCGAAGCAGATCGGCATGGCGTCGATGGTGGCGATGGCGCTGGCTCTGCTCGCGGCCCGCTCTAGCGGGCAGATGGCCGGGGCGGCGATTGCCACGACGCAGGCCGGGGCGATTTCGGCCCAGCTGGCTTTTTCGCGGGATTTCGAGCGCGAGGCTGACCGGCAGGGTTTCGATATCCTGCGCAAGGCGGGCTTTGACGTGCGCGGCATGGGTGTGTTTTTCGAGCGCCTGCAAAAATCGGTTCGCCTCTACGAGAACAACGCGACGGCTTATCTGCGTACCCACCCGCTGAGCGGCGAGCGCCTGACCGACATGCAGAACCGCGAGCAGGCGGTGCCCTATCGCCAGGTGGCGGATAGTGTCGATTTCCAGCTGGTGCGCGCCAAGGTGCGGGCCATGCAGGGGCGGCCGGTCGATGCGGTGAAGGATATGGCTGGCTTGCTGCGCGAACGGAAGTTTGCTTCCGAAACGGCCATTCGCTACGGCCTGGCCTTCGCGCTCTATCGAAATCGCGATTGGCCTGGGGCTGAGCGGGAGATTGAAAGCATTCGTGGCCTGAAGGTTTCCGCCCCGATGCTGGAGCATTTGCGGGCGGATATCCGGATGGCCCAAGGCGACGTAGTTGGGGGACTGTCGATTTATCGCGATGCGATGGTGCGTTTTCCGCTCAATCAGGGGCTGCTTTACGGTTATGGCGCGGCCTTGCTCAGCGTACGGCGTTACGATGAGGCGCTGCGTTTCATTGAGGCTCGCCTGGGCAACACGCCGGACGATGTCCGCTTGCACAAGATGCGGGCCGAAAGTTACGCCGGGCTGGGCAAGCAGGCGATGCAGCATCGGGCGCTGGCCGAGGCTTTCGCCTTGCAGGGCCAGACGGCGGGGGCGGTTGAGCAATTGCAGCAGGCGCAGAAGGCCGGCGACGGCAATTTCTTCGAGATGTCGTCCATCGATGCGCGCTTGCGCGAGTTGAAGCAGCGGCTGATCGATGAACTCAAGGAAAAGCGGAATTAA
- a CDS encoding sulfurtransferase TusA family protein gives MEFNRDLDVKGLNCPLPILRTKKTLAEMESGQILRVLATDPGSLKDFPAFAKQTGNELVEQKEENRVFEFYLKRK, from the coding sequence ATGGAATTTAATCGCGATCTCGACGTTAAGGGGCTCAACTGCCCGTTGCCCATCCTGCGTACCAAGAAGACGCTTGCCGAGATGGAGTCAGGCCAGATCCTGCGCGTGCTGGCGACCGATCCAGGTTCCCTCAAGGATTTTCCGGCTTTTGCCAAGCAAACCGGTAACGAACTGGTTGAGCAAAAAGAAGAAAATCGCGTTTTCGAGTTTTACCTGAAGCGCAAATAA
- a CDS encoding valine--tRNA ligase, giving the protein MELAKAFEPADIERRWYPEWEAQNYFAAGVDRSKAPDENFCILLPPPNVTGTLHMGHGFNQTLMDALTRYYRMRGHNTLWQPGTDHAGIATQIVVERQLDAHGISRHDLGREKFLEKVWEWKEYSGNTITKQMRRMGTSPDWKRERFTMDAGLNKVVTETFVRLFNEGLIYRGKRLVNWDPKLNTAVSDLEVVQEEEDGFMWHIRYPLADGSDSLVVATTRPETMLGDTAVMVHPEDERYKHMIGKMVKLPLTDREIPIIADSYVDLEFGTGCVKVTPAHDFNDYAVGQRHGLPMISILTLDAKINENAPEKYRGLDRFDARKAVVADLEALGILEKTDKHKLKVPRGDRTNVVIEPMLTDQWFVAMSKPGDDGKSITEKALDVVHSGEIKFYPENWVNTYNQWLNNIQDWCISRQLWWGHQIPAWYGDNGQIFVAHSEAEAKAEAAKQGYTGTLSRDEDVLDTWFSSALWPFSTLDWTGDEAIDAANPILQQYLPSTVLVTGFDIIFFWVARMVMMTKQITGHIPFKHVYVHGLIRDGEGQKMSKSKGNVLDPIDLIDGIGLEALIEKRTTGLMNPKQAESIAKKTKKEFPEGIASFGTDALRFTFASLASPGRDIKFDLNRCDGYRNFCNKLWNATRFVLMNVEGHDLALEHQQNGPACGGSAPLEFSFADRWIVSQLQRVEKEVEQHFTDYRFDLVAQAIYKFIWDEFCDWYLEIAKVEIQTGNDAQQRGARRTLVRTLEAVLRLAHPLIPFITEELWQTVAPIAGRKTHESIMLAAYPRAEEYKLDPASEAKVERLKALAYATRNLRGEMNVSPALRMPLLVAGGGAEISEFAAILQALGKLSEVQIVSDMPADAMAPVAVVGETRLMLKVEIDVAAERVRLAKEIEKLEKQISIAQGKLANEGFVARAPAAVIDQEKQRVADFTATLEQLKPQLAKLGN; this is encoded by the coding sequence ATGGAACTCGCCAAAGCCTTTGAACCAGCCGATATCGAACGCCGCTGGTACCCCGAGTGGGAAGCCCAGAATTACTTCGCTGCCGGCGTTGACCGCAGCAAGGCACCAGACGAAAACTTCTGCATCCTGCTGCCACCGCCCAATGTGACCGGCACGCTGCACATGGGCCATGGCTTCAACCAGACGCTGATGGACGCCCTGACCCGCTACTACCGGATGCGCGGCCACAACACTCTGTGGCAACCGGGCACCGACCACGCCGGCATCGCGACGCAGATCGTCGTCGAGCGCCAACTGGACGCCCATGGCATTTCGCGCCACGACCTCGGCCGCGAGAAGTTCCTCGAAAAAGTCTGGGAATGGAAGGAATACTCCGGCAACACCATCACCAAGCAGATGCGCCGCATGGGCACCAGCCCGGACTGGAAGCGCGAGCGTTTCACAATGGATGCCGGCCTCAACAAGGTCGTCACCGAAACCTTCGTCCGGCTGTTCAACGAAGGCCTGATCTACCGCGGCAAGCGCCTGGTGAACTGGGACCCGAAGCTCAACACCGCCGTTTCCGACCTCGAAGTGGTCCAGGAAGAAGAAGACGGCTTCATGTGGCACATCCGCTATCCGCTGGCCGATGGCTCGGATAGCCTGGTCGTCGCCACGACGCGCCCGGAAACCATGCTCGGCGACACCGCCGTCATGGTTCATCCGGAAGATGAGCGCTACAAACACATGATCGGCAAGATGGTGAAATTACCGCTGACCGACCGCGAAATCCCGATCATCGCCGACAGCTACGTCGATCTCGAATTCGGCACCGGCTGCGTCAAGGTCACGCCGGCGCATGACTTCAACGACTATGCGGTTGGCCAGCGCCACGGCCTGCCGATGATCTCGATCCTGACCCTGGATGCCAAGATCAACGAAAACGCCCCGGAAAAATACCGTGGCCTCGACCGCTTCGACGCCCGCAAGGCCGTTGTCGCCGATCTCGAAGCCCTCGGCATCCTCGAAAAGACCGACAAGCACAAGCTCAAGGTGCCGCGCGGCGACCGGACCAATGTCGTCATCGAGCCAATGCTCACCGACCAGTGGTTCGTCGCCATGTCCAAGCCGGGCGATGACGGCAAGTCGATCACCGAAAAGGCACTCGACGTTGTCCATTCCGGCGAAATCAAGTTCTACCCGGAAAACTGGGTCAATACCTACAACCAGTGGCTCAATAACATCCAGGACTGGTGTATTTCCCGCCAACTGTGGTGGGGCCACCAGATTCCGGCCTGGTACGGTGACAACGGCCAGATTTTCGTCGCCCACAGCGAGGCAGAAGCCAAGGCCGAAGCCGCCAAACAGGGCTACACCGGCACCCTGAGCCGCGACGAGGACGTCCTCGACACCTGGTTCTCCTCCGCCCTGTGGCCATTCTCGACGCTGGACTGGACGGGCGACGAAGCCATCGACGCCGCCAATCCGATTTTGCAGCAATATTTGCCGTCGACCGTACTGGTCACCGGCTTCGACATCATTTTCTTCTGGGTCGCCCGCATGGTCATGATGACCAAGCAGATCACCGGCCATATCCCGTTCAAGCACGTCTATGTGCACGGCCTGATCCGTGACGGCGAAGGCCAGAAGATGTCGAAGTCGAAGGGCAACGTGCTCGACCCGATCGACCTGATCGACGGCATCGGCCTTGAGGCGCTGATCGAGAAGCGCACAACCGGCCTGATGAACCCCAAGCAGGCCGAGAGCATCGCCAAGAAGACGAAGAAGGAATTCCCGGAAGGCATCGCCTCCTTCGGCACCGACGCCCTGCGCTTCACTTTCGCTTCGCTCGCTTCGCCCGGCCGCGACATCAAGTTCGACCTCAACCGCTGCGATGGCTACCGCAACTTCTGCAACAAGCTGTGGAACGCGACGCGCTTCGTACTGATGAACGTTGAAGGCCATGACCTGGCCCTTGAACACCAGCAAAACGGCCCGGCCTGCGGCGGTTCCGCCCCGCTTGAATTCAGCTTCGCCGACCGCTGGATCGTCAGCCAGTTGCAGCGCGTCGAGAAGGAAGTCGAGCAGCACTTCACCGACTACCGTTTCGACCTGGTCGCCCAGGCCATCTACAAATTCATCTGGGACGAGTTCTGCGACTGGTATCTGGAAATCGCCAAGGTCGAGATCCAGACCGGCAACGATGCCCAGCAGCGTGGCGCCCGCCGGACGCTGGTCCGCACACTGGAAGCCGTGCTGCGCCTGGCCCATCCGCTCATTCCGTTCATCACCGAAGAGCTGTGGCAGACCGTCGCGCCGATCGCCGGGCGCAAAACGCACGAGTCGATCATGCTCGCCGCCTACCCGCGCGCCGAGGAATACAAGCTCGACCCGGCTTCGGAAGCCAAGGTCGAGCGCCTCAAGGCCCTGGCCTACGCGACCCGCAACCTGCGCGGTGAGATGAATGTCTCGCCGGCACTCCGAATGCCTTTGCTGGTCGCCGGTGGCGGCGCCGAGATTTCCGAGTTCGCAGCGATCCTGCAAGCTCTGGGTAAGCTCTCCGAGGTACAAATCGTTTCCGACATGCCGGCCGATGCCATGGCACCGGTTGCCGTGGTCGGCGAAACCCGTTTGATGCTCAAGGTGGAAATCGACGTTGCCGCCGAACGCGTGCGCCTCGCAAAGGAAATCGAGAAGCTCGAAAAGCAGATTTCGATTGCCCAGGGCAAGCTCGCCAACGAAGGCTTCGTCGCCCGCGCCCCGGCGGCGGTGATCGACCAGGAAAAGCAGCGAGTTGCCGATTTCACGGCGACGCTGGAACAACTCAAGCCCCAACTGGCCAAGTTGGGTAACTAA
- a CDS encoding DNA polymerase III subunit chi: MTQVFFYHGAADKIAAACALLSGAYAKKKPMLVYAVDNSVASGVDRMLWTHSALSFVPHCRADSPLAAETPILITDKLETIAQDERLMNLSQEIPPGFSRFESLIEVVGQEENDRTAARERVKFYKDRGYEVRYFDLSDR, encoded by the coding sequence TTGACGCAGGTTTTTTTCTATCACGGCGCGGCGGACAAGATCGCCGCGGCCTGCGCCTTGCTGAGCGGGGCCTATGCCAAGAAAAAGCCGATGCTGGTTTACGCCGTCGACAACTCGGTCGCCAGCGGCGTCGACCGCATGCTGTGGACGCATTCCGCGCTCAGCTTCGTACCGCATTGCCGAGCCGATTCGCCGCTGGCGGCCGAAACGCCAATCCTGATAACGGACAAGCTGGAAACTATCGCGCAGGACGAACGCCTGATGAACCTGAGCCAGGAAATCCCGCCCGGCTTTTCCCGCTTCGAGAGCCTGATCGAAGTCGTTGGTCAGGAAGAGAACGACCGCACCGCCGCCAGAGAGCGCGTCAAGTTCTACAAGGATCGCGGCTACGAAGTCCGCTACTTCGATCTCAGCGACCGCTAA
- a CDS encoding ArnT family glycosyltransferase, translating into MNQSDSFVSASTAPPRFPFTQSGVMVLVAIYASIHALTRLFSSGNLGEDDPLDNLIAQTLAPGYNVQQGPLYDWAIWCLQHIFGTGLSGFLFLKYALLVAMAGCIFQITRKITQSALWAFIAVESMATVYQIFWRFHEGFTHRVGAMVLAVATVWAIFRLIDRPSRGNYLLLATLIGLGLLTEHIYAFALFATLLAAWLQPSVRKTVFSLPMLASLPLTLLVVAPYALWLAADPLRLTALSTNLLPEIPAHSLPGIAAGLRDAFTFPLLVLAPYIVILPMVFPAIFRTIFRQSKLRAIDPTVFDPKLYLLHLLLIELSGLVLFNGLLYSRANYAVHSILPMVVIAIPWLTEKARETNPTPRRVQIFMAVLLGFTITAYAVRSGNLFVYEPFCSRCRWAVPYPELADKLREKGFDRGTIIVNDPHVGGNLRRFFSDSRVVMHGLPTPAGDGNKIAVVWPISDKNAEMPANLRNATATAHTLAPPGIVELPWKHLWKPLGYRTSSWGTAIMETSN; encoded by the coding sequence ATGAACCAGAGCGATTCATTCGTTTCCGCCTCGACGGCGCCCCCCCGCTTTCCTTTCACGCAGTCCGGCGTCATGGTACTCGTTGCCATTTACGCCTCGATTCACGCACTGACCCGCTTGTTTTCGTCAGGCAACCTCGGCGAAGACGACCCACTCGACAACCTTATCGCCCAGACCCTCGCCCCGGGTTACAACGTCCAGCAAGGTCCGCTCTACGACTGGGCCATATGGTGTTTACAGCATATTTTCGGCACCGGCCTTTCGGGCTTTCTCTTCCTCAAGTACGCCCTGCTGGTCGCCATGGCCGGGTGCATTTTTCAAATCACGCGAAAAATTACGCAAAGCGCGCTGTGGGCATTCATTGCGGTCGAGTCGATGGCGACGGTGTACCAGATTTTTTGGCGTTTTCACGAAGGCTTCACCCATCGTGTCGGCGCCATGGTGCTGGCTGTCGCTACTGTCTGGGCGATCTTTCGGCTGATTGACCGCCCGAGTCGTGGCAATTACCTGCTGTTGGCCACGCTGATCGGGCTGGGCCTGCTCACCGAGCACATCTACGCCTTTGCCCTATTCGCCACGCTGCTCGCCGCCTGGCTGCAACCGTCCGTGCGGAAAACGGTTTTCTCGCTGCCGATGCTGGCATCGCTGCCGCTCACCTTGCTGGTCGTAGCGCCCTATGCACTCTGGCTGGCCGCCGATCCACTGCGCTTGACGGCCCTGAGCACAAACCTGCTGCCGGAAATTCCCGCTCACTCACTGCCCGGCATCGCCGCTGGCCTGCGCGATGCGTTCACGTTCCCGCTGCTCGTCCTGGCACCCTACATCGTGATCCTGCCCATGGTCTTTCCGGCCATCTTCCGGACGATCTTCAGGCAATCCAAGCTTCGCGCCATCGACCCGACCGTTTTCGATCCGAAACTGTATCTGCTCCACCTTCTGCTGATCGAACTGAGCGGACTCGTCCTCTTCAACGGCCTGCTCTATTCGCGCGCGAACTACGCCGTGCACAGCATTCTGCCGATGGTCGTCATCGCCATTCCCTGGCTGACCGAGAAGGCCCGCGAAACCAATCCCACCCCGCGCCGTGTGCAGATATTCATGGCCGTTCTGCTCGGCTTCACGATCACCGCCTATGCGGTGCGAAGCGGCAACCTGTTCGTGTACGAACCCTTTTGCTCACGATGCCGCTGGGCCGTGCCCTACCCCGAACTCGCCGATAAGCTACGCGAGAAGGGATTTGACCGGGGAACGATCATCGTCAACGACCCCCATGTCGGCGGCAACCTCCGCCGCTTTTTCTCCGACTCCCGCGTCGTAATGCACGGACTGCCCACCCCGGCCGGAGACGGCAACAAAATCGCCGTCGTCTGGCCCATATCGGACAAGAATGCCGAGATGCCAGCCAACTTGCGCAATGCCACTGCCACCGCCCATACGCTGGCCCCGCCGGGAATCGTCGAGTTGCCCTGGAAGCACCTGTGGAAACCGCTCGGCTACCGGACATCGAGCTGGGGCACGGCGATCATGGAGACATCCAACTAG